The genome window AGGGCCGGCCAGGAAGATGGTGCCCTGGTTGCGCACGATGATGGATTCGTCGGCCATGGCGGGCACGTACGCGCCGCCGGCGGTGCACAGACCCATAACGACGGCGATCTGCGGGATGTCGTCGGCAGACATGCGAGCCTGGTTGTAGAAGATGCGACCAAAGTGGTCACGATCCGGGAATACTTCGTCCTGCCGGGGCAGGTTGGCACCGCCGGAGTCCACCAGATAGATGCAGGGCAGGCGGTTCTCCAGAGCGATTTCCTGGGCCCGCAAGTGCTTTTTCACGGTCAGTGGGTAGTAGCTGCCGCCCTTCACCGTGGCGTCGTTGGCGATGATCATGCACTCGGTGCCGGAGACGCGGCCCACGCCGGCGATGACACCAGCAGCGGGGACTTCCTCACCATAAACGTTGTAGGCGGCGAACTGGCCAATCTCGAGGAAAGGGGAGCCGTCGTCCAGCAGGCGGTTGATACGCTCTCTGGGCAACAGTTTGCCGCGGGCGATATGGCGTTCCTGATAGGAGGGGCCGCCGCCTTGCTGAATGGTGGATACTTTGTCCCGCAGGTCCGCGACAGCTTGCGCCATGGATTCCTGGTTGGCCTGGAATTCTTCCGACCTTGGGTTGATTTTGCTTTGCAGTATGGTCATAGCATTTGGGTCCGTGCATTCCGGGGAGTCGGGGTTGGCGGCAGGACGGTCCGGGAACCGCTACGAGCACGTCCATGTGCGCTTGTTTCAGGCCATCCTTGGCCTTCAACATTCCCGGACCGTCCTGCCGCCAACCCCTCATCGAACATTGGGTGCTGATTTCCTGTTCTTTTACTTATTCAGGAACAGCTCGCGACCGATCAGCATCCGGCGGATTTCAGACGTACCCGCGCCGATTTCATAGAGCTTGGCGTCACGCAGCAGACGGCCTGTTGGGTATTCGTTGATGTAACCGTTACCACCGAGCAGCTGGATTGCGTCCAGGGCCAGTTTGGTGGCCATCTCGGCGGAGTAGAGGATGGCGCCGGCGGCATCTTTGCGAGTGGTTTCGCCGCGATCAGCCGACATGGCCACCATATAAACGTAGGATTTGGCGGTGTTCATCCAGGTGTACATGTCCGCGACTTTGCCTTGTACCAGTTCGAATTCGCCAATGGCTTGGCCAAACTGTTTGCGCTCGCGGATGTAGGGAACGGTCACGTCCATAGCGGCTTGCATAATGCCCAGCGGGCCGCCGGAGAGGACGAGGCGTTCGTAGTCCAGGCCGCTCATGAGTACTTTGGCGCCGTTGCCTACGCCACCGAGGACATTTTCTTTGGGTACTTTGCAGTCTTCGAACACCAGTTCGCAGGTATTGGAACCGCGCATGCCGAGTTTGTCGAGTTTCTGGTGGCGGCTGAAACCGGGGGCGTCGCGTTCTACGATGAAGGCGGTTACGCCTTTGGAGCCGGCCTTGACGTCGGTTTTGGCGTAGATCACGTAGGTGTGGGCGTCGGGGCCGTTGGTGATCCACATTTTGTTGCCGTTAAGGACGTAGTGGTCGCCTTCGTCCCGGGCACTCAGTTTCATGGAAATGACGTCGGAGCCGGCGTTAGGCTCGGACATGGCGAGTGCGCCAACGTGTTCGCCACTGACCAGCTTCGGCAGGTACTTCTGTTTCTGCTCTTCGGTGCCGTTACGGTGAATCTGGTTCACGCACAGGTTGGAGTGGGCACCGTAGGATAGTCCGACGGAAGCGGATGCGCGGCTGATTTCTTCCATCGCGATCACGTGCGCCAGGTAACCCATGTCTGAGCCGCCGTACTCTTCGGTAACGGTGATGCCCAGCAGACCCATATCGCCCATCTTGCGCCACAAATCCATGGGGAACTCATTGTTACGGTCGATTTCTTCGGCGCGGGGAGCGATTTCCGAAGCGGCGAAACTGTTGATTTGCTCGCGCAGCATGTCGAGAGTTTCGCCAAGGCCGAAGTTG of Marinobacter sediminum contains these proteins:
- a CDS encoding isovaleryl-CoA dehydrogenase, translated to MKSQYSELNFGLGETLDMLREQINSFAASEIAPRAEEIDRNNEFPMDLWRKMGDMGLLGITVTEEYGGSDMGYLAHVIAMEEISRASASVGLSYGAHSNLCVNQIHRNGTEEQKQKYLPKLVSGEHVGALAMSEPNAGSDVISMKLSARDEGDHYVLNGNKMWITNGPDAHTYVIYAKTDVKAGSKGVTAFIVERDAPGFSRHQKLDKLGMRGSNTCELVFEDCKVPKENVLGGVGNGAKVLMSGLDYERLVLSGGPLGIMQAAMDVTVPYIRERKQFGQAIGEFELVQGKVADMYTWMNTAKSYVYMVAMSADRGETTRKDAAGAILYSAEMATKLALDAIQLLGGNGYINEYPTGRLLRDAKLYEIGAGTSEIRRMLIGRELFLNK